The Shewanella mangrovisoli genome has a window encoding:
- a CDS encoding putative bifunctional diguanylate cyclase/phosphodiesterase: MTGRFKSLTWKQTNLVVFTALFFAIAIFIVEIALVVVSTKQQLTTTQQELLDSVEQPAANAVWALDDNLARQTLEGAIKVEHVGSAVIELDDGSMFVSVSNNKKNNSQTFISLSNKLFDDLKEISRPLYRPFYFEGTQKQQLIGTLTIFYDTQELTNTLFSQLRFSFFATLARALLLTLVLSVVFHRFLTQPIARISEAIDKISPDSPDENLLPMSNAHKDDELGLVTSKFNQILIQFSQTQSKLRKMATRDPLTGLPNRTLLLETIAVTIQRSRVHKSSFALMFIDLDRFKNINDSLGHALGDQFLARIARILERVVGDKGSVSRLGGDEFVILADSVHSPDQAADFVDKLLVQLNVPIQLNEHAIHPAASIGISIYPEDGNSAEDLIRHADIAMYSAKAAGSNQWAFFKQQMTERAAVRLRTEASLHDALKNNEFLLYFQPKLDLQTGKITACEALIRWQKDGRLISPISFIPVAEETGIIIPIGRWVIEQSCRVLRDWQKKYNFAIPIAINVASQQFADASLVSDIKQMALRYQIQPELLEIEITETSLMNDIELAISKLEQLKSAGFGIAVDDFGTGYSSLSYLRHLPITTMKIDRCFVSDLPGDSAIASTILMLGKQLNLTIVAEGIENEMQLDWLKQNQCQIGQGFYFSQPLPQAEFEALYIANQTATISNIDGLRGA, from the coding sequence ATGACGGGTCGCTTTAAATCCCTAACTTGGAAACAAACGAATCTCGTCGTTTTTACAGCGCTTTTTTTCGCTATCGCCATCTTCATTGTTGAAATTGCCCTCGTCGTCGTCTCCACCAAGCAGCAACTCACTACCACGCAACAGGAATTGCTGGATTCTGTAGAACAACCCGCCGCCAACGCCGTCTGGGCATTAGACGATAACCTTGCAAGGCAAACCCTTGAGGGGGCAATTAAAGTAGAGCATGTCGGCTCTGCGGTAATCGAACTCGATGACGGCTCGATGTTTGTTTCCGTGAGCAATAATAAGAAAAACAACTCACAAACCTTTATCAGCCTTAGCAACAAACTCTTTGATGACTTAAAAGAAATTTCGCGGCCCTTGTATCGACCCTTTTACTTTGAAGGCACACAAAAACAGCAGCTTATCGGCACGTTAACCATTTTTTACGACACGCAAGAACTCACCAACACCCTCTTTAGCCAGTTACGCTTTAGTTTTTTTGCCACCTTAGCCCGCGCGTTGCTACTTACCTTAGTGCTATCCGTGGTATTCCACCGCTTCTTAACCCAGCCGATTGCCAGGATCAGTGAAGCCATAGATAAGATTTCACCCGATTCACCCGATGAAAACCTGCTGCCCATGTCCAATGCCCATAAGGATGACGAATTAGGCCTAGTGACATCGAAGTTTAACCAGATCCTTATTCAATTCAGTCAAACCCAATCCAAACTGCGTAAGATGGCTACCCGTGACCCATTAACAGGCCTGCCCAATCGCACCCTGTTACTCGAAACCATTGCCGTGACAATCCAGCGCTCACGGGTTCATAAAAGCAGTTTTGCTTTGATGTTTATTGACTTAGACCGTTTCAAAAATATCAATGACTCCCTTGGCCACGCGTTGGGCGATCAATTCCTCGCCCGTATAGCTCGTATTCTAGAGCGCGTCGTCGGTGATAAAGGTTCCGTATCACGCCTAGGTGGCGACGAATTCGTGATTCTTGCCGACTCGGTCCACTCCCCCGATCAAGCCGCCGACTTTGTCGATAAGCTGTTAGTGCAGCTCAATGTGCCGATTCAACTGAATGAACATGCGATTCACCCGGCGGCATCGATTGGGATTTCCATCTATCCAGAAGATGGCAACAGCGCCGAAGATCTTATCCGCCATGCCGATATCGCCATGTACAGCGCAAAGGCCGCAGGATCGAATCAATGGGCCTTCTTTAAGCAACAAATGACCGAACGCGCGGCCGTGCGACTCCGCACCGAAGCATCACTGCATGATGCCTTGAAAAACAATGAATTTTTGCTCTACTTTCAACCCAAGTTGGATTTACAAACCGGCAAAATCACCGCTTGTGAAGCCCTGATCCGTTGGCAAAAAGATGGCCGCTTAATCAGCCCGATCTCTTTTATTCCAGTGGCGGAAGAAACCGGTATTATTATTCCGATTGGACGTTGGGTTATCGAGCAAAGCTGCCGTGTGCTGCGTGACTGGCAGAAGAAATATAACTTTGCGATACCGATTGCCATTAACGTTGCCTCACAGCAATTTGCCGATGCCAGCTTAGTGTCGGACATCAAACAGATGGCGCTACGTTATCAAATACAACCGGAATTACTCGAAATTGAAATCACCGAAACCTCGTTAATGAATGACATTGAGCTTGCGATCAGCAAGTTAGAGCAGCTCAAATCGGCAGGTTTTGGTATTGCCGTCGATGACTTTGGTACTGGTTACTCTTCCCTGTCTTACCTGCGCCATTTGCCAATCACCACCATGAAAATCGACCGCTGCTTCGTGTCGGACTTACCGGGAGACAGCGCGATTGCCTCGACCATTTTAATGCTAGGCAAACAGTTAAATCTGACGATTGTGGCCGAAGGGATTGAAAACGAAATGCAACTCGATTGGCTCAAACAAAATCAATGTCAAATTGGTCAAGGCTTCTACTTTAGCCAACCGTTACCACAGGCAGAATTTGAGGCGTTGTATATTGCCAATCAAACCGCAACCATTAGCAATATTGATGGATTACGTGGCGCTTAA
- the pnp gene encoding polyribonucleotide nucleotidyltransferase: MNPIVKSFEYGQHTVTLETGVIARQADAAVLASMGDTTVLVTVVGKKEAEAGRDFFPLTVNYQEKTYAAGKIPGGFFKREGRPSEDETLIARLIDRPIRPLFPNGFTNEVQVIITVVSVDPQIEPDIISMIGTSAALAISGIPFSGPLGAARVGYINGEYVLNPTVEQLATSQLNLVVAGTESAVLMVESEAQALPEEVMLGSVVYGHDQQQVVVKAINEFKAEAGKPAWNWTAPVANEALVAQVKELAEAGFVEAYQIQVKQERYAQVAVVKAAAKEALLAANPEVDLREVDGLLGSLEKKVVRGRIIRGEPRIDGREPDMVRALSVLAGVLPRTHGSALFTRGETQALVTCTLGTERDAQKIDSIMGERTNRFMLHYNFPPYSVGETGMVGSPKRREIGHGKLAWRGINAVMPTAEEFPYSVRVVSEITESNGSSSMASVCGTSLALMDAGVPIKTSVAGIAMGLVKEGDDFVVLSDILGDEDHLGDMDFKVAGTRDGVTALQMDIKIEGITKEIMEIALQQAYGARVHILNVMDQAIGSHRDDISDHAPRITTIKINPEKIRDVIGKGGAVIRALTEETGTTIELEDDGTVKIASSNGDATREAIRRIEEITSEVEVGRIYNGKVIRIVDFGAFVNILPGKDGLVHISQISDERVANVSDHLELNQEVTVKVMEVDRQGRVRLSIKEAQTKEPAAE, translated from the coding sequence GTGAATCCAATTGTAAAGAGTTTTGAGTATGGTCAACATACAGTCACCCTGGAAACAGGTGTTATTGCACGTCAAGCAGACGCTGCCGTTTTAGCTAGCATGGGTGACACGACAGTGTTAGTCACTGTTGTTGGTAAAAAAGAAGCTGAAGCAGGCCGTGACTTCTTTCCTCTGACTGTTAACTATCAAGAAAAGACCTACGCAGCAGGTAAAATTCCTGGTGGTTTCTTTAAGCGTGAAGGTCGTCCTTCAGAAGATGAGACATTAATCGCTCGCCTGATCGACCGTCCAATTCGTCCTCTTTTCCCTAATGGCTTCACAAACGAAGTTCAAGTGATCATTACTGTTGTATCTGTCGATCCACAAATCGAGCCGGATATTATTTCAATGATCGGTACTTCGGCTGCGCTTGCTATTTCGGGTATCCCATTCAGCGGCCCATTAGGTGCAGCGCGCGTGGGTTATATCAATGGCGAATACGTACTGAACCCAACGGTTGAACAGTTAGCGACTAGCCAATTAAACCTGGTTGTTGCTGGTACTGAAAGCGCAGTACTGATGGTTGAGTCAGAAGCTCAAGCCTTACCGGAAGAAGTGATGTTAGGCTCTGTGGTTTACGGTCATGACCAACAACAAGTTGTGGTCAAAGCCATTAACGAATTCAAAGCGGAAGCAGGCAAACCAGCGTGGAACTGGACTGCACCTGTGGCGAACGAAGCCTTAGTTGCTCAAGTTAAAGAATTAGCTGAAGCAGGTTTTGTTGAAGCGTATCAAATTCAAGTTAAACAAGAGCGTTATGCTCAAGTTGCTGTGGTTAAAGCCGCTGCTAAAGAAGCGCTGCTGGCTGCAAACCCAGAAGTGGATTTACGTGAAGTTGACGGTCTGCTCGGTAGCTTAGAGAAGAAAGTAGTTCGTGGTCGCATCATCCGTGGTGAGCCGCGCATCGACGGTCGTGAGCCAGACATGGTTCGCGCATTAAGCGTATTAGCTGGCGTATTACCACGTACTCACGGTAGTGCACTGTTTACCCGTGGCGAAACTCAAGCACTGGTGACTTGTACTTTAGGTACTGAGCGTGATGCACAGAAGATTGATAGCATCATGGGCGAGCGTACTAACCGCTTTATGCTGCACTACAACTTCCCTCCTTACTCTGTGGGTGAAACAGGTATGGTGGGTTCACCTAAGCGCCGCGAAATTGGCCACGGCAAGTTAGCATGGCGCGGTATCAACGCGGTTATGCCAACGGCTGAAGAATTCCCATACAGCGTTCGCGTGGTTTCTGAAATCACTGAATCTAACGGTTCAAGCTCTATGGCTTCAGTATGTGGTACTTCTCTGGCGCTGATGGATGCGGGTGTACCCATCAAGACTTCTGTAGCGGGTATCGCTATGGGTCTAGTTAAAGAAGGCGATGACTTCGTTGTTCTGTCTGACATCTTAGGTGACGAAGACCACTTAGGTGACATGGACTTCAAAGTAGCCGGTACTCGTGATGGTGTGACTGCACTGCAGATGGACATCAAGATCGAAGGTATCACCAAAGAAATCATGGAAATTGCACTGCAACAAGCCTACGGCGCACGTGTACATATCCTGAACGTGATGGACCAAGCAATTGGTTCACACCGTGATGATATCTCTGACCACGCTCCACGTATCACAACTATCAAGATCAACCCAGAGAAGATCCGTGATGTTATCGGTAAAGGCGGCGCGGTAATTCGTGCTCTGACCGAAGAAACTGGCACCACTATCGAACTGGAAGATGACGGTACTGTGAAGATTGCTTCGTCAAATGGCGATGCAACCCGTGAAGCGATTCGTCGTATCGAAGAAATCACTTCAGAAGTTGAAGTGGGTCGCATCTACAACGGTAAAGTTATCCGTATCGTTGACTTTGGTGCCTTCGTTAACATTCTGCCAGGTAAAGATGGTTTAGTGCACATTTCGCAAATCAGCGATGAGCGTGTTGCTAACGTCTCTGACCACCTTGAACTGAACCAAGAGGTGACTGTTAAGGTCATGGAAGTGGATCGTCAAGGCCGTGTACGTCTGTCAATCAAAGAAGCACAGACTAAAGAACCTGCTGCTGAATAA